One region of Gossypium raimondii isolate GPD5lz chromosome 6, ASM2569854v1, whole genome shotgun sequence genomic DNA includes:
- the LOC105774424 gene encoding GATA transcription factor 21, translating to MSSSNCYSSLYPFPFDLNEDDQHQHHHLFTFKSQPSSSSSSSTVHHLAAGSCQREPQVFQDQAKIYVSKDGALENSDCGLKLSLWKKEERVESDHHHEDSSTKWMPSKLRILRKMMSSHHTDLSKSSSPKIEDQKLQNQPSPSPDNSCNSSYNNGINNSPIRVCADCNTTKTPLWRSGPRGPKSLCNACGIRQRKARRAMAAAAAATASNGTIVTAETTTSMKNKVQNKAKRSSNGCVAKLKNKKCKLSSQSQGRNKLCFEDLRIILSKSSAFHGVFPQDEKEAAILLMALSYGLVHG from the exons ATGTCTTCTAGTAATTGCTATTCATCCCTTTATCCTTTTCCTTTTGACCTTAACGAAGATGATCAACACCAACACCACcacctttttacctttaaatctcaaccttcttcatcttcttcttcctcaacTGTTCATCACCTAGCAGCAGGTTCTTGTCAAAGGGAACCCCAGGTGTTTCAAGATCAG GCTAAGATATATGTTTCAAAAGATGGGGCATTGGAGAACAGTGACTGCGGACTCAAGTTATCATtatggaaaaaagaagaaagggtCGAAAGTGATCATCACCATGAGGACAGTTCTACTAAGTGGATGCCTTCAAAGCTGAGAATTTTGAGGAAGATGATGAGTTCCCATCACACCGATTTATCGAAAAGCTCTTCGCCGAAAATCGAAGACCAGAAGCTTCAGAATCAGCCCTCACCATCTCCAGATAACAGCTGCAACTCTTCCTACAATAATGGTATCAACAACAGTCCAATTAGGGTTTGTGCTGATTGCAACACAACTAAGACTCCTCTTTGGAGGAGTGGTCCTAGAGGTCCCAAG TCTCTTTGCAACGCCTGCGGAATTCGACAAAGAAAAGCGAGACGAGCAATGGCTGCAGCGGCGGCGGCAACAGCGTCCAATGGAACTATTGTTACAGCTGAGACAACGACAAGCATGAAGAATAAGGTTCAAAACAAGGCCAAGAGATCAAGTAATGGTTGTGTTGCAAAGTTAAAGAACAAAAAGTGCAAACTCAGTTCCCAATCCCAAGGTAGAAATAAGCTTTGTTTTGAGGACTTGAGGATAATATTGAGCAAGAGCTCGGCTTTTCATGGAGTTTTCCCTCAGGATGAGAAAGAAGCCGCGATCCTACTGATGGCCTTATCGTATGGACTTGTTCATGGTTGA